Sequence from the Paeniglutamicibacter cryotolerans genome:
AAGGTCCCACCAGGAGTCGATGTTCCGGTGCAGGTCGGCACCCCCGACGTGGTCGGCCATGAAGAACTCGAGGTATTCGTTGAGCCCGTGCTGATCGAAGTGCGCCAGGACCTCTTCGCGCAGGTGCCCCGGGGCGATCCAGAGCCCGGGGGTGACCGAACCGAAGCCCATGCGGATCAACGATGAGCGGATCTTGTGGCGGATGTTGCGTTGGGACTCCGGGACGGTGAAGGTGGCTAGTAGCCATCGGTCGGTGGCCGTGGCCCGGCGCGGGTGGAAGATTCGTTCGTCGCCCTCGATGAACGTCTCGATGACGGAAGAGGCCAACGCATATCCGCTGCGGCCGTTGACCGCAACGCTGTCGATGACCCCGCGCTTCTTGAGCCGCGAAATGGACGAACGCGTCCCCGCCGGTTCCACGCCGATGTCCTGCATCAGCGAAATGATGGCCGCCACCTGCAAGGCGCCGCCATGGCGCCGGGCGTAGAGCCCGAAAAGAGAGACGATGAGCTGGTGATGCCGCGGAGCGGGCGCCTCGGCCTGGGCCGGGGGCCCGCCTGCGTGGGAAGTCATGTGCCAACCCTATCCAAGGGGTCGTGGCGATCCGGGGGAAGGCCCCGGGATTGCCCCATGTGTCGCCTTCATGACGCCCGGCCCTGAAACGCGTTGCGCCAGGGTGCCGGGCAAAAGGCGGGCCTGCTAGGGAATGAGGATGACCTTGCCGGTGGTGGCCCGGGATTCGAGCGCCGTATGGGCGGCGCCCGCGTCCTCCAGGGCAAAGCGCGCGCCGATGCGCACATTCAGTTTGCCTTCGGCGGCCAGGGCGAACATCTCGCCGGAGCGCCACCGGCGTTCCTCGGCGCTGAGCAGGAAATCCCCGATCTTCGGGCGGGTGACGGTGAGCGATCCATGGGCATTGAGCTGCTGCAGGTCGAAGGGCGGGACCTGGCCCGAGGCACCACCGAAGAGCACCAGGGTGCCGCGGATCGCCAGGGCGTCGAGCGAGTCCTCGAAGGTGTCCTTGCCGATCCCGTCGTAGACCACGTCAACGCCGCGCCCGCCGGTCAGTTCGCGGACCCGCGCCGGCACGTCGGCGTATCCCAGTACGTGGTCGGCACCGGCCGTCCGGGCCAGCTCGGCCTTCGCCGGCGTGGAGGTCGTGGTGATGACGGTGGCCCCGCGCAGCTTGAGCAGCT
This genomic interval carries:
- a CDS encoding PaaX family transcriptional regulator: MTSHAGGPPAQAEAPAPRHHQLIVSLFGLYARRHGGALQVAAIISLMQDIGVEPAGTRSSISRLKKRGVIDSVAVNGRSGYALASSVIETFIEGDERIFHPRRATATDRWLLATFTVPESQRNIRHKIRSSLIRMGFGSVTPGLWIAPGHLREEVLAHFDQHGLNEYLEFFMADHVGGADLHRNIDSWWDLPALDALYSDFLLNNAGLLASWRETDASITDPAADARAFADYLVLITQWRRLPYLDPGLPIAFLPADWNALGAERLFQELHALLSPRAERHAGRVIDAGLAGA
- a CDS encoding quinone oxidoreductase family protein; this encodes MSYAVQVPAAGGAEAFERVELPVPVPGPGQLLLRVSAVGVNFIETYQRSGVYQVSYPFIAGGECSGIVESLGDGVTGFAVGDRVATAEGSGTYAQFTLLEADKALPVPDAVPDDVAAALPLQGMTAHYLVNSSYHVRPGDTVLTYAGAGGVGLLLIQLLKLRGATVITTTSTPAKAELARTAGADHVLGYADVPARVRELTGGRGVDVVYDGIGKDTFEDSLDALAIRGTLVLFGGASGQVPPFDLQQLNAHGSLTVTRPKIGDFLLSAEERRWRSGEMFALAAEGKLNVRIGARFALEDAGAAHTALESRATTGKVILIP